The following proteins come from a genomic window of Sardina pilchardus chromosome 1, fSarPil1.1, whole genome shotgun sequence:
- the si:ch211-243a20.3 gene encoding U1 small nuclear ribonucleoprotein 70 kDa → MAAGPAVTVTTMLVVVMVFVAPTCGMSNELDYGNWNYREGAESVDVTYVRSVTRVLDSWGKKIFNEIKTLLHSQPSALLPDYSRVRPLSESLNDLFREVLHLQRRITDLNHRLATLEPVLRRYGYRTRGEEEEEEEEEEDEEEEQQQQQQRRRQKEMMMGIEEGRGRERRRESGGGGGGGGGGGEGGNRVPLASRGGGYPRGGGAGGASLVPRQPTRRYTVRTVRPVRRVVRTRRVRVYKDKDGNVRVLESDAGER, encoded by the exons ATGGCTGCCGGTCCCGCGGTAACCGTCACCACGATGCTGGTTGTCGTCATGGTGTTTGTTGCCCCAACATGTGGAATGAGTAACGAGCTGGACTACGGGAACTGGAACTACagggagggag CGGAGAGCGTGGACGTGACCTACGTGCGGAGCGTGACGCGAGTGCTGGACTCCTGGGGCAAGAAGATCTTCAACGAGATCAAGACCCTGCTGCACTCCCAGCCCAGCGCCCTCCTGCCCGActactccag GGTCCGCCCTCTCTCCGAGTCCCTCAACGACCTCTTCCGAGAAGTCTTGCACTTGCAGAGGCGCATCACCGACCTCAACCATCGCCTAGCAACCCTGGAGCCCGTCCTCCGTCGCTACGGATACCGCAcgcgaggggaggaggaggaggaggaggaggaagaggaggatgaggaggaagaacagcaacagcagcagcagcggcggcggcagaaAGAGATGATGATGGGaatagaggaagggagagggagagagaggcggagagagagcggaggaggaggaggaggaggaggaggaggaggagaggggggcaaTAGGGTGCCGCTGGCGTCCCGGGGTGGTGGGTACCCCCGGGGGGGCGGAGCGGGCGGTGCCAGCCTGGTACCACGGCAACCCACGCGCCGGTACACCGTCAGGACGGTGCGTCCCGTGAGGCGGGTGGTGCGCACCAGGAGGGTGAGGGTCTACAAGGACAAGGACGGCAACGTCAGGGTGCTGGAGAGTGAtgctggagagagatag